A section of the Deltaproteobacteria bacterium genome encodes:
- a CDS encoding prevent-host-death protein — MNTIAAQEIKRRGISAVDEKLGKGPVHVIKNNEPMYVVLSEERYQELVKAEDNAYVAGVRESLEDYKAGRIKKGSAQDLIKELGLHK, encoded by the coding sequence ATGAATACCATTGCAGCGCAGGAGATCAAGAGACGGGGCATTTCGGCTGTTGATGAAAAACTGGGTAAGGGCCCTGTTCATGTTATCAAGAATAACGAGCCCATGTATGTCGTCCTTTCAGAAGAGCGCTACCAGGAGCTTGTGAAGGCCGAAGACAACGCTTATGTAGCAGGCGTAAGGGAGTCCCTTGAGGACTACAAGGCGGGGAGGATAAAGAAGGGGAGCGCTCAAGACCTGAT
- a CDS encoding dipeptidase produces MKPYISYLTLTLMLFAVSGCASMADRLINRVRIKPPYRAGPAAQALHRNLFIVDLHADTLLWKRDILVRSSHGHVDLPRLKEGQVGLQVFSVVTQFPLFIKLDGNSESPDAIKTLTKSHDWPKETHSSRMARALYQAEKLHNSVRASNGELELITGRDKLENLILRRSQGQSVVGAMLALEGAHALEGKPENLDRLFEAGFRILGLAHFIDNELTGSAHGKKKGGLTPPGREVVSRAEELGMIIDLAHASPQAIDEILGIGGSPLIVSHTGVRGTCDTVRNLSDHHLKGIAARGGVIGIGLFKHAVCGKKLQDTVKAMRYLALLVGVEHVALGSDFDGSTAVVDAAGLVLLTEAMIQAHFTEEEIRAILGGNMLRLFEKTLPES; encoded by the coding sequence TTGAAACCTTATATAAGTTATTTAACGCTCACTTTGATGCTCTTTGCCGTAAGCGGTTGCGCTTCCATGGCAGACCGGCTCATTAACCGTGTCAGAATCAAGCCTCCCTACCGTGCCGGTCCCGCTGCCCAAGCCTTGCACCGAAATCTCTTTATTGTCGATCTTCATGCCGATACGCTCCTGTGGAAGCGGGATATCCTTGTCCGGTCGTCACATGGACATGTCGATCTGCCCCGGCTCAAAGAAGGGCAGGTGGGACTTCAGGTTTTTTCTGTGGTCACCCAATTTCCTCTCTTCATTAAACTCGATGGCAACAGTGAAAGCCCCGATGCCATAAAGACCCTCACAAAGTCTCATGACTGGCCCAAAGAGACCCATTCAAGCCGCATGGCGCGCGCCCTGTATCAGGCCGAAAAACTGCACAATAGCGTCAGGGCCTCTAATGGTGAACTGGAACTGATTACCGGCAGGGATAAACTGGAAAACCTGATATTAAGACGCAGCCAGGGGCAAAGCGTGGTGGGCGCCATGCTTGCCCTCGAGGGCGCTCATGCGCTGGAGGGAAAACCGGAAAACCTGGATCGACTTTTTGAGGCGGGCTTTCGTATTCTCGGTCTTGCCCATTTTATTGATAACGAGCTTACCGGCTCTGCCCATGGAAAGAAAAAAGGCGGCTTGACGCCCCCTGGAAGGGAGGTGGTGAGTCGTGCTGAAGAGTTGGGAATGATTATCGACCTGGCCCATGCCTCACCGCAGGCTATCGACGAGATTCTAGGCATAGGGGGTAGTCCGCTTATTGTCTCTCATACCGGTGTCCGCGGCACCTGTGATACGGTGCGGAACCTTTCAGATCATCACTTGAAGGGAATCGCCGCGAGGGGAGGGGTAATTGGAATCGGCCTCTTTAAACATGCCGTATGCGGAAAGAAGCTCCAAGATACGGTCAAGGCCATGCGCTATCTTGCCCTCTTGGTCGGCGTTGAACATGTTGCCCTCGGGTCGGACTTTGACGGTTCTACGGCGGTGGTAGACGCCGCCGGTCTGGTGCTTCTCACGGAGGCCATGATTCAAGCTCATTTCACGGAAGAGGAGATAAGGGCCATTCTTGGCGGAAATATGCTGCGTTTATTTGAGAAGACACTGCCCGAAAGTTGA
- a CDS encoding thermonuclease family protein codes for MKFKQVYLLTLFSFFLFSSTAFATGYEGLVVSLPFVSKNKKYTDGDTVEILFQGQTSRVRLANIDAPEMDQPSGSKAKEFLDSLIAGRVVWVVEHGIDENYVPLVRIYLDELDINKFMLEYGFAWYTNEYSDDAELLTIMEEAKRLKKGIWSFPDQVPPWEWRKRKREKKSSGNTTDFNCGQKRRCWQMGSCEEAMFYLNTCGVTSLDGDRDGVPCEKICRKAEKGM; via the coding sequence ATGAAGTTTAAACAGGTATATTTATTAACACTTTTTTCTTTTTTTCTCTTCTCTTCTACGGCTTTTGCCACCGGATATGAGGGCCTGGTCGTTTCTCTTCCTTTTGTATCCAAAAATAAGAAATATACAGACGGTGACACGGTGGAAATACTTTTCCAGGGCCAAACTTCAAGAGTCAGACTTGCCAATATCGATGCTCCGGAGATGGATCAACCTTCCGGTTCAAAGGCCAAGGAATTTCTTGACAGCTTGATTGCCGGAAGAGTGGTTTGGGTGGTTGAGCACGGCATAGATGAGAATTATGTACCGCTTGTTCGAATTTACCTGGACGAACTTGATATTAATAAATTTATGCTTGAATATGGATTCGCCTGGTATACCAATGAATATAGCGATGATGCCGAACTTCTCACCATAATGGAAGAAGCCAAAAGACTAAAAAAAGGGATTTGGTCCTTCCCTGACCAGGTACCGCCCTGGGAATGGCGAAAACGTAAACGTGAAAAAAAATCATCCGGCAATACAACTGATTTTAATTGCGGCCAGAAACGCCGATGCTGGCAAATGGGGAGTTGCGAGGAAGCCATGTTCTATTTGAATACCTGTGGCGTTACTTCTCTCGATGGCGATCGTGACGGGGTGCCTTGTGAGAAGATTTGCAGAAAGGCCGAGAAAGGCATGTAA
- a CDS encoding type II toxin-antitoxin system death-on-curing family toxin → MCSLTPEQVLFIHYRLIEETGGRHGVRDLKLLLSALARPDATFDGSDLYGDIFTKAAALMHGMIKNHPFVDGNKRTAITASSLFLLRKGYKLETSNDELHSFTLKVASENISIEEITRWFRS, encoded by the coding sequence ATGTGCTCACTCACTCCTGAACAGGTCCTTTTCATCCATTATCGCCTCATTGAAGAGACGGGGGGGAGACATGGCGTCCGGGATCTTAAACTTCTCCTCTCTGCTCTCGCAAGGCCTGATGCGACCTTTGACGGCAGCGACCTGTACGGTGATATATTCACAAAAGCCGCTGCACTTATGCACGGTATGATAAAGAATCACCCTTTTGTTGACGGCAACAAGCGAACGGCTATTACGGCCTCTTCCCTTTTTCTTCTGCGAAAGGGCTATAAACTGGAGACTTCTAACGACGAATTGCACAGCTTTACTCTAAAGGTTGCGTCTGAAAATATTTCCATTGAAGAAATTACCCGGTGGTTCAGGAGTTAA
- a CDS encoding AbrB/MazE/SpoVT family DNA-binding domain-containing protein yields MQRKICHIGNSQGVSIPKEMLEKLHLSIGAEVDVELDNEGQRIIIVPRVKESSYKGIDKEFACQVNDFIEEYRPALKKLAE; encoded by the coding sequence ATGCAGCGAAAGATATGTCATATAGGAAACAGCCAGGGGGTTTCCATCCCTAAGGAGATGCTGGAAAAGCTTCATCTGAGTATCGGAGCGGAAGTGGATGTTGAACTGGACAATGAAGGGCAAAGGATAATTATTGTACCCAGGGTGAAGGAGTCTTCCTATAAGGGTATCGATAAAGAGTTTGCCTGTCAGGTAAATGATTTTATCGAAGAGTACCGCCCTGCACTTAAAAAACTTGCCGAGTAA
- a CDS encoding endonuclease domain-containing protein has translation MKFMTKDNPIHNRSILKQRRKDLRNGATSAEKKLWACLQRSALEGHKFRRQHSVGAYILDFYCPAERLAIELDGDSHFTDEAIEYDNERTGYLNGLNIRVLRFMNSDIYDNLDSVCERILEEIRRPAILPVGGDFTTPNPLCSDGCS, from the coding sequence ATGAAATTTATGACTAAAGATAATCCAATCCACAATCGTTCAATCCTTAAGCAGCGAAGAAAGGATCTTCGCAATGGCGCAACATCTGCTGAAAAGAAATTATGGGCGTGTTTACAGAGAAGTGCCCTTGAAGGTCATAAATTTCGGCGACAACATAGTGTAGGTGCATATATCCTGGATTTCTATTGTCCGGCAGAGCGGCTCGCTATCGAGTTGGACGGTGATTCTCATTTTACAGATGAAGCGATTGAATATGATAATGAAAGAACGGGATATCTTAATGGGTTAAATATTCGGGTATTAAGGTTTATGAATAGTGATATTTATGATAATCTTGATTCTGTCTGTGAGAGAATTCTTGAGGAAATAAGAAGGCCTGCTATATTGCCTGTTGGTGGTGATTTTACCACCCCCAACCCTTTGTGCTCGGATGGGTGCTCCTAA
- a CDS encoding formylglycine-generating enzyme family protein — translation MNQLAEPFPPTWASDGGEEGVGLWVSLTVDNVCQGFRWIPPGRFLMGSPESEKGRDSDEIQHEVVLSSGYWLADTPVTQALWKALMGDNPSDFKGMERPVENVTCRDVQRFIERLNESKDDPGFRLPTEAEWEYACRAGTLTPFSFGAYITTEQVNYNGNYPYGTGAEGLYREETVDVKALPSNDWGLYQMHGNVWELCSDRVGEYSREKQIDPQGAQTGEARVIRGGSWITRAHRVRSAYHSSWKPDECGGITGFRLALGG, via the coding sequence ATGAATCAATTAGCAGAACCATTCCCACCAACATGGGCGAGCGACGGGGGTGAAGAGGGCGTAGGGCTCTGGGTAAGCCTCACAGTCGACAATGTGTGCCAGGGTTTTCGCTGGATTCCACCGGGGCGGTTTTTGATGGGATCACCTGAGAGTGAGAAGGGCAGGGATAGTGATGAAATACAGCATGAAGTGGTTCTCAGCTCCGGTTATTGGCTGGCCGATACACCTGTGACACAAGCCTTGTGGAAGGCCCTTATGGGAGATAATCCAAGTGACTTTAAAGGCATGGAACGCCCTGTGGAAAATGTCACCTGCCGTGATGTACAGCGTTTCATAGAAAGACTTAATGAATCAAAGGATGATCCGGGCTTCAGGCTGCCCACAGAGGCAGAGTGGGAATATGCATGCCGTGCAGGGACCTTGACACCTTTTAGCTTTGGTGCTTATATCACTACTGAGCAGGTGAATTATAATGGAAATTATCCCTATGGAACTGGTGCGGAAGGTTTGTATCGTGAAGAAACGGTTGACGTCAAAGCATTACCTTCCAATGATTGGGGACTCTATCAAATGCACGGCAATGTATGGGAGCTTTGCAGCGACAGGGTTGGTGAATACTCCAGGGAAAAGCAAATCGACCCTCAGGGCGCTCAAACCGGTGAGGCCCGTGTCATACGCGGCGGCAGCTGGATCACCCGCGCTCACCGCGTGCGCTCTGCCTATCATAGCAGCTGGAAACCTGATGAATGCGGCGGCATTACCGGTTTTCGTCTTGCTTTAGGTGGATAA